The nucleotide window AATAATTAAGTTGTCTTTATTCTCCATGTATCACTGATCTATGCATCTATCCTCATTTACGACCACTAGGTTAACAGTATTTCTTCTTGTTTTCTGTAATGGACTAtcagctgtgccatgtgttcctcacCTTCAGCCACAGAGTAACACATGATGAAGTCCGCGCCAGCAGGGAGGGTGTAGACCACCCCAGCGTCCACCACCACCTCGTTGGTCTGCACTTCGCTGTCCACCACGTCCATGGGGGTCACTGGATCGTCATGCTTGTCCCCACGGCACGCCTGTCGGTGTCAATCAAATCAGAAACCGTAAAGAGTCAAAACGTCAATTTGATGGAAGTGTTATATagaaaaatacatatatttagcAGTAAATATTTTTGGGTTATGTGGATCAAATGTTTACAAATAGAATTACAAATAATAGTATTGTGTCTGATGAAGATATGCCTTCACCGGCCCCCAAACATCAGATATGGTCTATAGGTCTATGAGTCAACAGTACTGAATGTCAAAGGTTTCATCTAAAATGGATCTATTCAAAGGCATCTCATCATCTGACTGCTTACCTGTAGTATGAAGATCTTGGGCTTGCCCACCAGGCTCTTACACTTGTCTCCTTTGAACAGGGCAGTGATGTCCTGGATAGCAATCTTGTCGTCGTAAGCATAGACGTGGTCGTTCTCTCCGTGGCTCAGAAAGACGCACACGAAGCAGTCTGCATCAGCATGGTTGGCCTCAGCCGCTATAGAGTATCAGACATGTATAATTTACTATTCTGAAGTATAATACTGACTGTGACTGATACAGTATCTGTGTTAAGCGGATTATTTGAGGTGGTATCGAATGACTTGAAGTGCTGCTTACCCTGACTGATTTTATCCAGAACTTCCTCCACCTTCAGATTATCAAAGGCCTGCACTTCAAAGTTCAAGTCCTCAAATCTGAATCAGAAAATCAAGTGTCAAACATGGTTAGGCATTACATTTTAAACATCAGCACTACAGTTGACTGAACCGGTCTATAGGGAGTTATGAAGCACGGTCATATCTGATGCCATGTATACCTTTTGACCAGGTTGGAGCGGTCAGCATTGGTCCCGTTGCGGGAGGGCATCCTCAGATGCCAGAAGAAGTGTTCCTGGTTGAAGATGAGAGCCAGGCCTCGCCGCTTGTGGTTCATCTTATACTCGTCCGCAGGGTCCATAGAGAAAGAACTGCTGAAAGAAAAACACACGCTCCCCTGTAAATACCAATACCTTGTTATGCCATAATGGGTGTAGATGAACAAGAGACGGTATCGATTTCTTATCTGTTACCACAAGTAATCTGTTACACTAAACTATCTGTTCACTTCAACTGTCAACATACTTGAACTTATTTCAACCACGTGTTCATTACATTAAAGTCATTTATAACAATGTAATGAGTCATATTATTACTAATAGTTACCTGCAGAAATACCCATCTGTTTCTGTAAGGTTCTCACTAGGACCTGATAACGAGAAAGGAACATACAATCTGAACAGGTATGACAATTTGCATGAATATTTATTTTATGACTTCTCAAAGCCCTCTAATGTGGTTTTACAGCTTTCTGATATCTCAACACTTGGCAGGTTCGATGCAAATTCTCTTCAAAGCTTTTGGGATCAGATTTATTTTGGGGGGTCTATTGTTAAGCTCTGCAAACAGGTTTGTGAATTAGTAGCCTCGGCTATAACTCCAGGGTCAAGCAGCCATTGTTCAATAAGCACCCAGTCCTGGTGGTTTTCAATAGGCTGGATACAGGTGTTAAGACCAGTAGTAAAAAGTGACAATGCTCTCCTATCTCACATGCACTTTACTCGTGCTGCTGTTGCAGGTGTGGGGTGAAGCAGGATTTGGACAATTCTTCCAAATGAGGTCAGGGAAAAAGGGAAAAGTCTGCCACTCCATTTCCTCATGTTCCTTGTGTTAAGGTTATTATTGAGAGCACACGAGGAGGGTATACTGCTTTTGATTCAGGTGATTGCTCAGTGCAAACGCCAAACGGAGAAATAACTACAGGTTTGTGTTAACCATTACATAATTAGCGTGTACTTTGAGTCTCGTAAAAGGACATTTCTTGAGATAAGGTAGTTTCGTTAAAACAGTACCTCAAACAGTCTTTCTgttttggttttaaatgtacatCTGCATATGTCTCTACAAGCATTGAGCACCTAGACCTACCTAACCTGACATCGCCCGTACATACTCACCTGTCCTATGTGAAGTTTTGCTGTCTTTTTCCAAGCTTCCTGTGAATTGGAAGAGACGAAAATCCCACATGAGACAATACAGTAAGATTTCACACACCTGTGAAATAAGTCTGTACACTGATAACATTGATTTAACACCTTACATAAAATCTGGTCTGTGCTCATCTGTCAgtaacctagtccccaggctaTTGCGTAGAGTCTCGGGACGCGATTAATCTGACAGTGAACAACAACCTTGGCTACTGTAATAACAgtacaaacagacacacaatgcGGTACATACACCTTATAAACGTATTAGAACAATGAAAGATAAGCGAGGTAAATGGAGGGGAAATTGTGAAATCCATGACATCATTCAGCAAGTGAATTATTATTCTTTTGTTTACTTTCCTTTCCCAGGGAGGGTCAGAAATGTCTTCTGAGAGTTCTTCTTTCATATTTGTCTTATATGATTTCCGTGATCACAACATTACATTAAACTTCAAGACTACTAATACCACGACATACATATAGTATTGTATGACTTCAAAATATGACTTTTTCTTACCTTTGGTGTCTTTATTCCCTGGACACGACATGGTTGCTGTCTACTCTCCTTTCAATGTGTacacaaaatgtgtaaaatgtatCGGCTTTACTAACACTGAAGGAGAATGACACTTCCCGCCCCTTTAAGCTGATTGGCGCATCTACTCAAAAACTGGATACAATTGGCAACTCGGCATGGCAGTCAAGCGTTGCTCGTTACAACTTCCGTATAATGCCACATTGTAGCCACTGAGAACCGTATAACAGAGTCAaatatatactaaacaaaaatataaacgcaacatgcagcaatttaaacgattttgctgagttacagtacaTATAAGCAAATCAGtgaattaaaataaattaattaggccctgatctatgaATTTtatatgactgggcaggggcacagccattgagactgactttttccccacaaaagggctttattatagacagaaatattcctcctgtccgggtggctggtctcagacgaccccgcaggtgaagaaaccagatgtggaggtcctgggttggcgtggttacacgtggtctgcggttgtgaggctggttggacataatgtcacattctctaaaacgacggtGGAGGTGACTGGTATCgacttatatttttgttcagtataatataaAACATGTTTCAGGGTGTGACATTATGCAGAGGGATACTGTAAAAACCAAATACATGTTTGCGTATGCCTGTGAATGAGGCAAGCTCAACAAACGTCAAATGTCAGTTACGTGTGCACTGTAGGAGTCTCACTGGCTGTCAATGTAGGGTTTACACctcacatgctgaccagaccggacacgtcgcgtgcgcgagcgtcgcaaaataaatttagaaatccatgttattcaattattgcacccacactgcttgcgcacgccaacaagcgtctgcgacaccaagggctaaaatagaagtcgttcCTACTATGaaagtcatctcctcattggtttatagaagcaggtacccacgtgccatctcctcattggttatacccacgtgggtgactgaaagacgaactttgttgccggttgtcgtggtaatacaataaAAGTTTAGATGGATCACCATataaattcaaagatgaaaaagcctggaaggaggagcgatgactagaaatgattcagttggccgttttatgtgtggattaattgtcggggtagaggtccttgtgcatttcaggtaaaataataactcaatgtttatatcccaggacaaattagctagcaacagcaagctagctaaataggacaaattaacgtcaGCTAGCaggtgcaagctagctagctaaattgccatacatgtttaatgcttttcgacctgtccccaaattaatgtaattggttcagagtttgtttttatatatatatatatatatatatatataaattaccccctttttgtggtatccaattgttagtaattactatcttgtctcatcgctacaactcccgtacgggctcgggagagacgaaggtcgaaagccatgcgtcctccaaaacacaacccaaccaagccgcactgcttcttaacacagcgtgcctccaacccggaagccagccgcaccaatgtgtcggaggaaacactgtgcacctggctaccttggttagcgcgcactgcgcccggcccgccacaggagtagctggtgcgcgatgagacaaggatatccctaccggccaaaccctctctaacccggacgacgctaggccaattgtgcgttgccccacagacctcccggtcgcggccggctgcgacagagcctgggcgcgaactcAGAGTctcgctgcgatgcagtgccctagaccactgcgccacccgggaggcccttgttttgatattttaacctgcgtgtcgtgatcgcgtttggtctgggggggaaaaatacatttatgcatgaTAGCGCACAATGGCGCacgtgcgcagccggtttgggttccgtgtcatGCACATGACAGCATTAAACAGCAGGGTTGCAGTATTGTTCACACTCTGAAAACACGAGCAGATCAtgttatacagacacacagaaaatGAATAACAATCGAATGTTATTTGTCATGGTATAAAagttgcagtgaaatgcttgtgtgctggtgtaacagtatagcttctgtccctctccccttcctgggctcgaaccagggaccctctgcacacgtCAACAAAAGCCACCCTCAAagtatcgttacccatcgcttcaCAAAAGCTgaggcccttgcagagcaaggggaacaactacttcaaggtttcagagcgagtgacgtctcccattgaaacactattagcgcgcaccccgctagccaattcacatcggttacactcactcCCCTTTTGatctcctccttttccgcagcaaccagtgatccgggtcacggcaccaatgtaacagtatagcttccgtccctctcctcgccccttcctgggcttgaaccagggaccctctgcacacattgacaacagccaccctcgaagcatcgttacacaTCGCttcacaaaagccgcggcccttgcagagcaactacttcaaggtctcagagtgagtgacgtcaccgaaacgctattagcgcgcaccctgttaactagctagccatttcacattggttacactgGCTCCCTTGACATTGAAGTTCTATAATCAATCATCAAttaattttttacctttattaaactaggcaagtcagttaagaacaaattcgtattttcaatgatggcctaggaacagtgggttaactgccttgttcaggggcagaacaacagatttttaccttgtcagctctgggattcgatcttgcaaccttttggtccactagactacctgctgccaCGCCCCGCCCCGCCCCGCCCCGCCCCGGCATCAATATCAATAATAAGAGTCAAATCAAAAAAATGACAAGTAATAGAAGAGGTAATACACATAGTAATATGGATGAGTTGTATGTTCTTCCCCACCAGCAAGATtgttagcctggttaaaccagactgaatgctGAACTCACCAGTGAAGTGAAACAATTGACAATGGTGAGTGCAGGGTTCAGTATGATTTAACCAGGCTACAAGATTGTGGACACATTATTGAATTAACTGTGAGGAATGCTTGACACTGGGAGCATGTCAATACATGaatcagggttgtgttcattgggCACCACACAGAAGAAAACAGACAAACTACTTGGAGTtctccaataagaaacacttatTTTCGTATTCCGTTGTAAAACGTTTTCTGTTGCATGCTCTAATGAACACAATCCAGGTGTCATTTTACCTTGGAAACTCTAGGCAAGTCCCCACATCTTCTGTAATCTCCTACAGAAATCTATCTCCAGGCATTCCTGGAACTCATCGTCACAGTCGTCTTTATCACAGTTACAAGTGGCATAGCAACAGTTGTGCTGGTTACAGAACTTGGTCAAGGATGGGTTGTTGATGTCAACTTGTAGAGTAGACAAAAGAGATGGCCATTAGATCAATGCTCACAAATATTCAATGCAATATGTAATATGACAGGTGTAATCAAATctaattatatttgtcacatgcgctgaaaacaacaggtgtagaccttagcgtgaaatgctaacttacaagcccttaaccaacaatgtagtttcaagaaaatagagttaagaaaatatttaccaaagtaaaaataaataaaaaaggaccacaataaataacaatattgAGGCTACAAGGGTACTGAATCAAtgtgtaggggtaaagtgactatgtatagataataaacagtgagtaccagcagtgtaaaaacaaagaggggggggggggggggggtcaatgcaaatagtctgggtggccatttgattaattgtgcagcagttttatggcttaggggtagaagctgatcAGGAgaattttggacctagacttggcacatCGGTACCgcatgccgtgcggtagcagagagaacagtctattacttgggtgactggagtctttgacaatttttagggccttcctctgacacagcctggtacagtatatagttcctggatggcaggaagcttggccccagtgatgtactgggctgtacgcactaccctctgtagagccttatggtcggatgccgagcagttgccataccaggcggtgatgcaaccagtcaggatgctctcgatggtgcagctttagaactttttgaggatctggggacccatgccaactcttctcagtctcctgagaggaaaaggtgttgtcgtgccctcttcacaacttggtgtgtttggaccatgatagtttgttggtgatgtggacaccaagtaaCTTCAATCTCTCGAccggctccactacagccctgtcaatttgaatgggggtgtgttcggcactccttttcctgtagtctatgatcatctcctttgtcttgctcacattgagggagaggttattgtcatggcaccacactgccaggtctctgacttcctccctataggctgtctcatcgttgtgtgatcaggcctaccaccgttgtgtcgtcagcaaacttaatgatgttgttggattcgtgcctggccatgcagtcatgggtgaacagggagtacaggaggggactaagaacgcacccctgaggggattccgtgttgaggatcagcgtggcagatgtgtcgttgcctacccttaccacctgggggcggcccttcaggaagtccaggatccagttgaagagggaggtgtttattcccagggTCCCCAGATAACATTCCTATAAAGAGTAGTCTTCATTCCCTAAGTTATAGACCTCACCAGACACGCCATCAGGGGGAGTTGTATGATCTTCCCCACCAGCAACATtgttagcctggttaaaccagactgaatgctGAACTCACCAGTGAAGTGAAACAATTGACAATGGTGAGTGCAGGGTTCAGTATGATTTAACCAGGCTACAAGATGGTGGACACATTATTGAATTAACTGTGAGGAATGCTTGAGTCAAGTCCTGCTCTGTGTTCAACACTGGGAGCATGTCAATACATGAATCAGGGTGGTGTTCATTAGGCAACAcatggaagaaaacagactgaaacaggatggaagaaaacagactgaaactgACAGGAACTACAATAAGAAACACTAATTGTTGTGTTCCGTTGTAAAACGTTTTCtgttgcatgccctaatgaacacaacccagttgCCATCTTACCTTGGACACTCTGGGCCAGTCCCAACATCTTCTGTAATCTCCTACAGATGGTCTCCAGGCATTTCTGGAATCATCGGCACAGTCGTGTTCATCACAGTTACAGGTGTCATAGAAACGGTCGTGCTGGTTACAGCACTTGGTCAAGGACGGGATGCCGATGTCAAACTGTAAAGTAGACAAAAGAGTT belongs to Salvelinus namaycush isolate Seneca unplaced genomic scaffold, SaNama_1.0 Scaffold916, whole genome shotgun sequence and includes:
- the LOC120043433 gene encoding caspase-6-like isoform X2, with protein sequence MSCPGNKDTKGSLEKDSKTSHRTGPSENLTETDGYFCSSFSMDPADEYKMNHKRRGLALIFNQEHFFWHLRMPSRNGTNADRSNLVKRFEDLNFEVQAFDNLKVEEVLDKISQAAEANHADADCFVCVFLSHGENDHVYAYDDKIAIQDITALFKGDKCKSLVGKPKIFILQACRGDKHDDPVTPMDVVDSEVQTNEVVVDAGVVYTLPAGADFIMCYSVAEGYYSHREPINGSWYIQDLCGAMRKFGDSLEFTELLTLVNRKVSMRSVGNCTDRTAIGKKQVPCFASMLTRKLYFRAKKQ
- the LOC120043433 gene encoding caspase-6-like isoform X1, with amino-acid sequence MSCPGNKDTKGSLEKDSKTSHRTGPSENLTETDGYFCSSSFSMDPADEYKMNHKRRGLALIFNQEHFFWHLRMPSRNGTNADRSNLVKRFEDLNFEVQAFDNLKVEEVLDKISQAAEANHADADCFVCVFLSHGENDHVYAYDDKIAIQDITALFKGDKCKSLVGKPKIFILQACRGDKHDDPVTPMDVVDSEVQTNEVVVDAGVVYTLPAGADFIMCYSVAEGYYSHREPINGSWYIQDLCGAMRKFGDSLEFTELLTLVNRKVSMRSVGNCTDRTAIGKKQVPCFASMLTRKLYFRAKKQ